One window from the genome of Fulvivirga lutea encodes:
- a CDS encoding alpha-E domain-containing protein, whose amino-acid sequence MLSRVADSIFWLGRYTERAENYARFIDVNFNLSLDLPPGIEEQWDPLIQATAGMEQYTELFGDKKTRSNAIYFLAFDERNPNSIISSVTFARENARIVRENIPRETWEVLNELHYYVQEAYSQKIWKKEDPKHCFKHIKNQIQLLNGIAYDNVPRTQGWYFSQLGKYMERADKTSRILDVKYHFLLPSVADVGSPLDFLHWVALLKSVSAFNSYRRLYGNIKPDLIVNYLVLNRYFPRSVLFCLIEVEECLHAISESKHGFSNAAEKAIGSLRSDLEFADINDIFDIGLHEYLDQLQLRLNSISDSIYDQYFKIQPNFTEQFQTQE is encoded by the coding sequence ATGTTAAGCAGAGTTGCTGATTCAATATTTTGGTTAGGAAGATACACTGAAAGAGCTGAAAATTATGCTCGTTTCATTGACGTCAATTTCAATTTATCCCTCGATTTACCTCCCGGTATAGAAGAGCAGTGGGATCCACTAATCCAAGCTACGGCAGGTATGGAGCAATACACCGAGTTATTTGGTGATAAAAAGACCAGATCAAATGCCATCTATTTCCTGGCTTTTGATGAGCGTAATCCTAATTCAATCATATCATCAGTCACATTCGCACGTGAAAATGCACGAATTGTTCGGGAAAACATACCAAGGGAAACATGGGAGGTACTTAACGAATTACATTACTACGTTCAAGAAGCTTATAGCCAGAAAATCTGGAAGAAAGAAGACCCTAAACATTGTTTTAAGCACATAAAAAATCAAATACAATTGCTAAATGGTATAGCCTATGATAATGTACCGAGAACTCAAGGTTGGTATTTCTCTCAACTAGGCAAATACATGGAGCGTGCAGATAAAACGTCCAGAATATTAGATGTAAAGTATCATTTTTTACTTCCTTCTGTAGCTGATGTGGGCAGTCCATTAGACTTTCTGCACTGGGTCGCATTGCTTAAGTCAGTAAGTGCATTTAATTCTTACAGGCGTTTGTATGGTAATATTAAACCGGATTTAATAGTTAATTATTTGGTACTTAACCGTTATTTCCCCCGTTCTGTACTTTTTTGCCTCATTGAAGTAGAAGAATGTCTGCATGCTATTTCCGAATCTAAACATGGATTTTCCAATGCAGCAGAGAAGGCTATTGGTAGCTTGCGTTCAGACTTAGAATTCGCAGATATCAACGATATTTTTGATATAGGGCTGCATGAATACTTAGATCAGCTTCAATTGAGATTAAATAGTATATCGGATAGTATTTATGACCAGTATTTCAAAATTCAACCTAACTTCACCGAACAATTTCAAACTCAAGAATGA
- a CDS encoding peptidase, which produces MTYCLGIFSKEGIIGLADTRITSGSDTTTSKKIFTVQRDKHSYFIMTSGLRSVRDKAITYFSEVIEDQDKEFNKLYKAVNKFGDQVKRVAEEDKKNLDAAGLNFNLSAIVGGQLEEDKEPKLYLLYPQGNWIEIGEGTPFVIIGNSGFGTPILKRSLTFNSSLEFGLKSGFLSFDATRISANDVDYPIDTVVLKKDQFQLIEHRFEEKDLGHIADFWNNKLSAAIDKLPADKLNNAINVTQEHTPKPVNET; this is translated from the coding sequence ATGACATATTGTTTAGGCATATTTAGCAAAGAAGGTATAATCGGACTCGCTGACACACGAATAACTTCAGGCAGCGATACCACAACCTCTAAAAAGATTTTTACCGTGCAGCGGGATAAGCACTCCTATTTTATCATGACTTCAGGGTTACGCTCTGTCAGAGATAAGGCCATTACCTATTTTAGTGAAGTTATTGAAGATCAAGACAAAGAGTTTAACAAGCTATATAAGGCAGTAAACAAATTTGGCGATCAGGTAAAGCGAGTGGCTGAAGAAGATAAAAAAAACCTCGATGCTGCAGGTCTCAACTTCAATTTATCTGCCATAGTAGGTGGCCAGTTGGAAGAGGACAAAGAACCGAAGCTTTACCTGCTGTATCCGCAGGGAAATTGGATTGAAATTGGAGAAGGTACCCCTTTTGTGATTATTGGAAATTCAGGTTTCGGCACTCCCATCTTAAAAAGGTCCTTAACCTTTAATTCAAGCTTAGAGTTTGGCCTGAAGAGTGGTTTTTTATCGTTTGATGCGACCAGAATATCTGCCAATGATGTGGACTACCCTATTGATACTGTTGTATTGAAAAAAGATCAATTTCAATTAATTGAGCATCGGTTCGAAGAAAAAGACCTTGGCCACATTGCTGATTTTTGGAATAATAAGCTAAGTGCTGCCATAGACAAGCTACCAGCAGACAAATTGAATAACGCGATTAACGTTACTCAAGAACATACTCCAAAACCTGTGAATGAAACTTAA
- a CDS encoding transglutaminase family protein, producing MKLKIKHTTSYLYQDKVFPEPHHLYFYPQNRSYLTVLDHTIEIAPKPDGRAIRLDVENNSYEQCWFNNLTDQLTVNVLMTLEVSELNQFNFLVEEKSKTNHTSAIKLYLEHQLLLNEELVSWLEDVENNNPVQFVGALCHKIHKKWDHTTSYSPDLLDPNSCFNSDAASCRDLAWMMIQMLRHKGYPARFVSGYSYNPEITGHELHAWVEVWVAGAGWIGIDPSSGLFITELYIPLATSYHPVNTLPVQGSFRGNGTSELQTKVDIDLID from the coding sequence ATGAAACTTAAGATCAAACATACAACCAGCTATTTATATCAAGATAAAGTCTTTCCTGAACCTCATCATCTATACTTCTATCCTCAGAATAGAAGTTACTTAACTGTTCTTGATCATACTATAGAAATCGCTCCAAAACCTGATGGCAGGGCAATTAGGCTAGATGTAGAGAATAATAGTTATGAGCAATGTTGGTTTAACAATCTTACAGATCAATTAACTGTAAATGTATTAATGACCCTCGAAGTTTCTGAGTTAAACCAGTTCAATTTTTTAGTAGAAGAAAAGTCAAAAACGAATCATACCAGTGCTATCAAATTGTATTTAGAGCATCAGCTTTTGCTAAATGAAGAGTTAGTAAGTTGGCTGGAAGATGTTGAAAATAATAACCCGGTACAGTTTGTTGGGGCATTGTGTCACAAGATCCATAAAAAGTGGGATCATACTACAAGTTATTCCCCAGATTTACTAGACCCTAATAGCTGCTTTAATTCAGACGCTGCATCATGTAGAGACCTGGCATGGATGATGATCCAAATGTTAAGACACAAAGGTTATCCTGCCAGGTTTGTAAGTGGTTATAGTTACAACCCTGAAATAACGGGCCACGAACTACACGCTTGGGTAGAGGTTTGGGTGGCCGGAGCCGGATGGATCGGAATAGACCCATCTTCAGGTTTATTTATTACTGAACTTTATATACCTCTCGCCACGAGTTATCATCCCGTTAATACACTGCCTGTGCAAGGCTCATTTAGAGGTAATGGAACTTCAGAACTTCAAACCAAAGTAGATATTGATCTTATAGATTGA
- a CDS encoding peroxiredoxin-like family protein has translation MNNNRLQSEITAPIFNLTDVFGRQINLEDYKGKKTLIGFYRHAGCPFCNMRVHALTKLYAKKELNNMEMIFFFESKKEIILRSTFHKEVSPVPIISDPENTWYKAYGIEKSGYKSAVSHITTFVQTAIRAGKTGVPMHLMAGDESIKTMPAEFLLDEDLIIRKLHYSERLNSRMLVDEIISFANGKEYDKVI, from the coding sequence ATGAACAATAATAGACTTCAATCAGAAATAACAGCACCCATATTCAATCTAACGGATGTTTTTGGAAGACAAATCAATCTGGAAGATTATAAAGGTAAAAAAACCTTAATAGGTTTTTACAGGCATGCTGGTTGCCCTTTTTGTAATATGCGAGTGCATGCACTCACAAAATTGTATGCAAAAAAGGAGTTGAATAATATGGAAATGATTTTCTTCTTCGAATCAAAAAAGGAAATCATATTAAGAAGTACATTCCATAAAGAGGTGTCACCCGTTCCTATTATCTCAGACCCTGAGAATACCTGGTACAAAGCATATGGAATCGAAAAATCAGGTTATAAATCAGCTGTAAGTCATATCACTACCTTTGTACAGACGGCTATAAGAGCGGGTAAAACTGGAGTTCCTATGCATTTAATGGCTGGTGATGAATCCATTAAAACAATGCCAGCGGAATTCTTATTAGATGAAGATCTGATTATAAGAAAGTTGCACTACTCAGAACGCTTGAATAGTAGAATGTTGGTAGATGAAATTATATCTTTTGCGAATGGAAAAGAATATGATAAAGTCATTTAA
- a CDS encoding peroxiredoxin: MALRLGDDAPDFQVETTEGKIDFHQWLGDSWGILYSHPADYTPVCTTELGRTAQLKSEFEKRNTKVLAVSVDDLESHQGWIKDINETQNTVVNFPIIADPDRVVATAYDMIHPNASATATVRSVFFIGPDKKIKASITYPASTGRNFAEILRVIDSLQLTANFSVATPADWQQGQDVVVVPAIKTEDIPAKFPKGHTVIKPYLRMTPQPDK, from the coding sequence ATGGCATTAAGATTAGGAGATGACGCTCCGGATTTTCAGGTAGAAACAACAGAGGGAAAAATTGATTTTCATCAGTGGCTAGGTGATAGCTGGGGTATTTTATATTCTCACCCTGCTGATTATACACCAGTTTGTACTACTGAGTTAGGGCGAACAGCGCAACTAAAATCTGAATTTGAAAAACGCAATACAAAGGTATTAGCAGTTAGTGTTGATGATTTAGAGTCACATCAGGGGTGGATAAAAGACATTAATGAAACACAAAACACTGTGGTTAATTTTCCAATTATAGCTGATCCTGATAGAGTTGTAGCAACAGCGTATGATATGATACATCCAAATGCCTCTGCAACAGCCACCGTTAGATCCGTATTTTTCATTGGCCCTGATAAAAAGATTAAAGCTTCTATTACTTACCCGGCAAGTACAGGAAGAAACTTTGCTGAAATACTTAGAGTTATCGATTCTTTGCAATTAACGGCAAACTTCAGTGTAGCTACGCCAGCAGATTGGCAGCAAGGTCAGGACGTGGTAGTGGTTCCTGCCATTAAAACAGAGGATATACCGGCTAAATTTCCAAAAGGACATACCGTTATTAAACCATATTTGAGGATGACGCCTCAACCAGATAAGTAA
- the rplT gene encoding 50S ribosomal protein L20: MPRSVNHVASKARRKRILKAAKGYWGRRSNVWTVAKNAVEKGWTYAYRDRKAKKRDFRKLWIQRINAGARMHGMSYSQLMGNLKKANIDLNRKVLADLAMNHPEAFEAIVKKVSK, translated from the coding sequence ATGCCAAGATCAGTTAATCACGTAGCTTCAAAAGCTAGAAGAAAAAGAATCCTTAAAGCCGCTAAAGGTTATTGGGGAAGAAGAAGTAATGTATGGACAGTAGCTAAAAACGCTGTCGAAAAAGGTTGGACTTACGCTTACCGCGATAGAAAAGCTAAGAAAAGAGATTTTAGAAAATTATGGATTCAGCGTATTAATGCTGGAGCTAGAATGCACGGAATGTCTTATTCTCAATTAATGGGTAATTTAAAGAAAGCTAATATCGATCTAAACAGAAAGGTACTAGCTGACTTAGCAATGAATCATCCAGAGGCTTTCGAAGCAATTGTAAAGAAAGTAAGCAAATAA
- the rpmI gene encoding 50S ribosomal protein L35: MPKVKTKSGAKKRFKLTGTGKIKRKHAFKSHILTKKETKQKRNLTHMTLVHKSDEKSIKEQLNI, encoded by the coding sequence ATGCCAAAAGTTAAAACTAAGTCAGGAGCGAAGAAGAGATTCAAGCTTACAGGTACTGGCAAGATAAAGCGTAAGCACGCTTTTAAGAGCCATATCTTGACTAAAAAAGAAACAAAGCAGAAAAGAAATCTGACCCATATGACATTAGTTCATAAGTCAGATGAAAAGAGTATCAAAGAACAGTTAAACATCTAG
- the infC gene encoding translation initiation factor IF-3: MSKQRFQRRGPRGRVEEPYRVNELITARNVRVVGENVKVDVYPISKALELAKQQNLDLVEISPKADPPVCKIIDYSKFKYEQKKKQKEIKAKAQKTVIKEIRFGPNTEEHDFNFKLNHAINFLKEGSKVKAYVHFVGRTIVFKERGEILLLKFAQALEDYGKVEQLPKLEGKRMIMFVAPKPAKKK, encoded by the coding sequence ATTAGTAAACAAAGATTTCAGAGAAGAGGGCCTCGAGGGAGAGTAGAAGAGCCCTATAGAGTTAATGAACTTATAACTGCTCGCAATGTGAGGGTTGTTGGTGAAAATGTTAAGGTAGATGTATATCCCATAAGTAAAGCACTAGAACTGGCTAAGCAACAGAATCTAGACTTAGTGGAAATATCACCAAAGGCAGATCCTCCGGTTTGTAAAATCATTGATTACTCAAAGTTCAAGTACGAACAAAAGAAAAAACAGAAAGAGATAAAGGCGAAAGCTCAAAAAACGGTAATCAAAGAAATCCGTTTTGGGCCTAACACCGAGGAGCATGACTTTAATTTTAAATTAAACCATGCGATTAACTTTCTAAAAGAAGGATCTAAGGTTAAAGCTTATGTTCACTTCGTAGGAAGAACCATTGTTTTTAAAGAGCGTGGAGAAATCTTATTATTAAAATTTGCTCAAGCGCTTGAAGACTATGGTAAGGTAGAACAACTACCTAAGTTGGAAGGTAAACGAATGATTATGTTCGTAGCGCCTAAACCGGCTAAAAAGAAATAA
- the thrS gene encoding threonine--tRNA ligase, which translates to MIKITLPDGTIKEFNKGVTSHDVAMSISEGLARNVLSAKVNGEVWDSSRPINEDATVQLLTWNDQEGKSTFWHSSAHVLAEALEELYPGVKFGIGPPIENGFYYDVDLGDLDFGDEELAAVEKKMTELARNKNEFSRSEISKSDALKYFKDKGDEYKIELINDLEDGTITFYQQGNFTDLCRGPHIPHTGLIKAIKLMSVAGAYWRGDETRKQLTRIYGITFPKQKELSEYLERLEEAKKRDHRKLGKELELFTFSEKVGMGLPLWLPKGTILRERLENFMRKAQVKAGYDPVVTPHIGSKQLYVTSGHYEKYGADSFQPIKTPNEDEEFLLKPMNCPHHCEIYNSKPRSYKDLPVRLAEFGTVYRYEQSGELHGLTRVRGFTQDDAHIFCRPDQVKNEFVKVIDLVLYTFKALGFENYTAQVSLRDQNNKAKYIGKDELWDRAEREIQEAADERGLITVSVEGEAAFYGPKLDFMVKDALGRSWQLGTIQVDYTLPERFELEYTGSDNQKHRPVMIHRAPFGSMERFVAVLIEHCAGNFPLWLAPDQIAILPISEKYHTYAEELKTLLNEKDIRGFLDSRDEKIGRKIRDAEVKKVPFMLIVGEKEEANREISVRRHGEGDLGSMSIEEFIGHFEKNVSI; encoded by the coding sequence ATGATTAAAATCACTCTCCCTGACGGGACAATTAAAGAGTTTAATAAAGGGGTTACCAGCCATGATGTGGCCATGAGCATTAGTGAAGGCCTCGCCAGAAATGTATTATCTGCGAAAGTGAATGGAGAAGTGTGGGATTCTTCAAGGCCTATAAATGAAGATGCTACAGTACAACTCTTAACCTGGAATGATCAGGAAGGTAAGTCAACGTTTTGGCATTCTTCTGCTCACGTTTTAGCAGAGGCGTTAGAAGAATTATATCCTGGGGTAAAATTTGGAATTGGCCCACCCATTGAAAACGGATTTTATTATGATGTGGATTTAGGTGATCTTGATTTTGGCGATGAAGAGCTAGCGGCTGTTGAAAAGAAGATGACCGAACTTGCACGCAATAAGAATGAATTTTCCAGAAGTGAAATTTCAAAATCTGATGCACTTAAATACTTCAAAGATAAGGGCGATGAGTACAAAATAGAGCTCATCAATGACTTGGAAGATGGAACAATTACATTTTATCAGCAAGGTAATTTTACAGATTTGTGCCGTGGGCCGCATATACCTCATACAGGGCTGATAAAAGCAATAAAGTTAATGAGTGTTGCAGGTGCCTACTGGCGCGGAGATGAGACCAGAAAGCAGCTAACACGTATCTATGGCATCACATTTCCTAAGCAAAAGGAGCTTTCTGAATACTTGGAAAGGTTAGAAGAAGCTAAAAAAAGAGATCATAGAAAGCTTGGTAAAGAATTAGAACTATTCACTTTCTCTGAGAAGGTGGGCATGGGTCTGCCTCTATGGTTACCTAAAGGAACAATTCTTCGAGAGAGGCTTGAGAACTTTATGCGTAAAGCCCAGGTAAAAGCAGGCTATGATCCGGTAGTTACACCGCATATTGGTTCCAAGCAGCTGTACGTAACTTCAGGGCACTATGAAAAATACGGTGCTGATTCATTTCAGCCAATAAAGACACCGAATGAAGATGAGGAGTTCTTGTTAAAACCAATGAACTGCCCTCACCATTGTGAAATATATAATTCAAAACCAAGGTCGTATAAAGATCTGCCAGTAAGACTTGCAGAGTTTGGAACGGTTTATCGTTATGAGCAAAGTGGTGAGTTGCACGGCCTAACAAGAGTAAGAGGTTTTACTCAAGATGATGCCCACATATTTTGCAGGCCAGATCAGGTTAAGAACGAGTTTGTCAAAGTAATAGACCTTGTGTTGTACACTTTCAAAGCACTAGGGTTTGAAAACTACACCGCTCAGGTTTCATTGCGTGATCAAAATAATAAAGCTAAATATATAGGTAAAGATGAGTTGTGGGATCGTGCTGAGAGAGAGATACAGGAAGCAGCCGATGAGCGCGGCCTAATTACAGTTTCTGTTGAAGGTGAAGCTGCATTTTATGGCCCTAAACTGGATTTTATGGTGAAAGATGCTTTGGGTAGAAGTTGGCAATTGGGAACTATACAGGTGGATTATACTTTACCTGAGCGATTTGAATTAGAATATACAGGCTCTGATAATCAAAAGCACAGGCCGGTAATGATTCACCGTGCACCATTTGGTTCTATGGAACGATTTGTGGCTGTGCTAATTGAACATTGTGCCGGTAATTTTCCACTATGGCTTGCGCCAGATCAAATTGCTATACTACCTATATCTGAAAAGTATCATACCTATGCGGAGGAATTGAAGACTTTGCTCAATGAAAAAGATATTAGAGGATTCTTGGATAGTAGAGATGAAAAGATTGGTAGAAAGATACGTGATGCTGAAGTTAAAAAAGTACCTTTCATGCTGATTGTAGGGGAGAAGGAAGAAGCTAATAGAGAAATTTCTGTTAGACGACATGGAGAGGGGGACTTAGGAAGTATGAGTATTGAAGAGTTCATTGGACATTTTGAAAAAAATGTCTCAATTTAA
- a CDS encoding tetratricopeptide repeat protein encodes MKQLILIALILLCGCKRHSRHSMVSIETEASENDALAYLDEMIESGEANQLTYFKRAEVNLKLNNYSRALIDVQKSLELDPTYQESYLLQSQILFNKGDIQQSINSALQAEQRGLRNYELYKLLAINYLKLNEADNAEKAIQRLLDFNYSAENLSLKGDIYLSLKDTATAISSYTKAIDVSPELPRPYESLYQIYKYKNPTLAERYISSYLNKNDDNQSFLLLQADIYANRKSYDSAISIYKNLKEVVDTSSVLLNNMSLYYYQLNQYDTALMLAKNSLLSDSITNREAQLLVARSLDNLREYNESKLYYEALVKYDSTDAIALDELDKLNRKIAYLWRLQQQERTFDSIRTSAPPVVERKDVNQ; translated from the coding sequence ATGAAACAACTCATCCTAATAGCACTTATTTTATTGTGTGGTTGCAAACGCCACTCCAGGCACAGTATGGTCTCAATAGAAACAGAGGCAAGTGAAAATGATGCTCTGGCATACCTAGATGAGATGATTGAGTCTGGTGAAGCCAACCAGCTCACTTATTTTAAACGAGCGGAAGTCAACCTCAAGTTGAATAATTACTCCCGTGCATTAATAGATGTTCAAAAGTCTCTAGAGCTAGATCCTACCTATCAGGAATCTTACTTACTTCAAAGTCAAATATTATTTAATAAAGGTGACATACAGCAGAGTATCAATTCTGCGCTACAGGCAGAACAACGGGGCCTTAGAAACTATGAGCTTTATAAACTCCTGGCAATAAACTATTTAAAGCTTAATGAGGCCGATAACGCTGAAAAAGCGATACAGCGATTACTCGACTTCAATTACTCTGCAGAGAACCTCTCGCTTAAAGGTGATATTTATTTGAGCCTTAAAGATACTGCTACGGCAATCTCCAGTTATACAAAGGCAATTGATGTCTCTCCCGAATTACCAAGGCCTTATGAATCGCTTTATCAAATTTATAAATATAAAAATCCAACATTAGCTGAAAGATATATTTCAAGCTATCTGAATAAGAATGATGATAATCAAAGCTTCTTGTTATTGCAGGCCGACATTTATGCGAATAGAAAATCATACGACAGTGCCATATCAATTTATAAAAACCTAAAGGAAGTAGTAGATACATCCAGTGTATTGTTAAATAATATGTCGTTGTATTATTATCAACTCAACCAATACGATACAGCCTTGATGCTGGCAAAAAACTCTCTGCTCAGTGATAGTATCACCAACCGAGAGGCACAATTGCTTGTCGCCAGGTCACTTGATAATTTACGGGAATACAATGAATCTAAGTTGTATTATGAAGCTTTAGTTAAATATGATTCAACTGATGCAATTGCATTAGATGAACTGGATAAGTTGAATAGAAAAATTGCATATTTGTGGCGATTACAGCAACAGGAAAGAACTTTTGATAGCATTCGAACAAGTGCTCCACCTGTTGTTGAAAGAAAAGACGTGAATCAGTAA
- a CDS encoding DUF5686 and carboxypeptidase-like regulatory domain-containing protein gives MRLDRVILLSIFFLITWSASAQRTVVSGRVTDASTGDPIPFANVIFKDQSTGTTTDFEGYYKVEIGLKVDSVLCSYIGYKAKVKPIKYGQTQVVNFQLQEEVATLQEVVFIAGENPAYPILRNVVANKPINDKKSLNAYQYETYSKVEVDVDNITDRFKKKKFVKKITQVMDSVEQIAGEDGKPILPVFISETISQFYFRNNPELKHEKILKSKITGVGVEDGSLVSQFIGSSFQEYNFYQNWLNIVSKDFVSPIADGWKLYYDYDLLDSAMVGNDYCYRLDFYPKREQDLAFYGTMWITKNEYALKQIDATVTKTANLNYIEKIKIQQELTKTEAGAWIPTKNRILLDIGEITENMAGVLAKFYTSNQDIEVNKPFENKFYEKPIVVAEDFSIGNTDEFWESKRHEPLSPTEMSVYRMIDTLKNIPIVKTYTEIINIAVNGYKKFGKFDVGPYLSIYANNTIEGHRFQLGLRTNSDFSNRWIFGGFLAYGTRDDEFKYNGFVKRIMSRDRWTTIQAQYTHDIDQVGLSAEDLIGYSVFLTATKFGNLVRPYYYNQFKLIAQRELFKGYNQKITFNYRTFDPLYSFAYRTEPESMDSPLEREIQTAEVTIESRFAKDELFIQNENDRISLGANKWPIFTVRYTRGIAGIAGSDFSYNRMGVNIQKDLRLGLFGTSNFDISAEHIFETLPYPLLKAHIGNESTFFSQAAFNLMNFSEFASSTYASLRYNHYFEGFVLNRIPVMKKLKWRLVATANVLYGYLDTDNLNLLPEFDENGVEVQQIGRLTDDPYVELGYGVENIFKVLRVDFLHRLTYLDNPDASKFAVKFSFQFIL, from the coding sequence GTGAGGTTAGACAGGGTTATTTTACTATCAATTTTCTTTCTGATTACATGGTCTGCAAGCGCACAAAGAACAGTCGTTTCAGGTCGTGTTACAGATGCGTCTACAGGTGACCCCATACCTTTTGCCAATGTAATATTTAAAGACCAGTCAACAGGTACTACAACTGATTTTGAAGGATACTATAAGGTTGAAATTGGTTTAAAAGTTGATTCGGTTCTTTGTTCATATATTGGGTATAAAGCGAAGGTGAAGCCAATAAAGTATGGGCAAACACAAGTTGTTAATTTTCAGCTTCAGGAGGAGGTAGCAACGCTTCAGGAAGTTGTTTTTATAGCTGGAGAAAATCCCGCTTACCCTATCTTACGTAATGTTGTTGCCAACAAACCAATTAATGATAAAAAGTCACTTAATGCCTATCAATACGAGACCTATTCTAAGGTGGAAGTGGATGTGGATAATATTACTGACAGATTTAAAAAGAAGAAGTTTGTTAAGAAAATTACTCAGGTAATGGATAGTGTGGAGCAAATAGCTGGTGAGGATGGCAAACCTATCTTACCGGTATTTATCTCAGAAACCATCTCACAATTCTATTTTAGAAATAACCCAGAGCTAAAACACGAGAAAATTCTTAAATCTAAAATTACTGGTGTTGGGGTGGAGGATGGCTCACTGGTTTCACAATTTATAGGTTCTTCTTTTCAAGAGTATAACTTCTATCAAAACTGGCTCAATATCGTAAGTAAAGATTTTGTATCACCCATTGCAGATGGCTGGAAGTTATATTACGATTATGACCTGCTTGATAGTGCCATGGTGGGCAATGACTATTGCTACAGACTAGACTTTTACCCTAAAAGAGAGCAAGACTTAGCCTTTTATGGCACCATGTGGATTACAAAAAATGAATATGCACTAAAGCAGATAGATGCAACAGTCACCAAAACAGCTAATCTTAACTATATAGAAAAGATCAAAATCCAGCAGGAATTGACCAAAACGGAAGCAGGGGCATGGATACCAACTAAAAATAGAATATTGCTAGATATTGGTGAAATCACTGAGAACATGGCAGGGGTTTTGGCTAAATTCTATACTTCAAATCAGGATATTGAGGTGAATAAACCTTTTGAAAACAAGTTCTATGAAAAGCCAATTGTTGTTGCTGAAGACTTTAGTATCGGTAATACAGATGAATTTTGGGAAAGCAAGCGACACGAACCACTAAGCCCAACTGAAATGAGTGTATATCGTATGATTGACACACTCAAAAATATTCCAATTGTTAAAACGTATACAGAAATAATCAACATAGCCGTTAATGGTTATAAGAAATTTGGCAAGTTTGATGTGGGTCCTTATTTATCTATTTACGCTAACAATACAATAGAAGGTCATCGTTTTCAATTAGGATTAAGAACCAATTCTGACTTTAGTAACCGTTGGATTTTCGGAGGCTTTTTAGCTTATGGTACTAGAGATGATGAATTTAAATATAATGGTTTTGTAAAAAGAATCATGTCGAGGGATAGATGGACAACCATTCAAGCACAATATACCCATGACATCGACCAGGTGGGGTTGTCTGCCGAAGATTTAATTGGATATTCAGTCTTTTTAACAGCTACAAAGTTTGGCAATTTGGTGCGCCCATACTATTACAATCAGTTTAAGCTCATTGCTCAGCGCGAATTATTTAAAGGATATAATCAAAAAATAACCTTTAATTACAGAACATTCGATCCACTATACAGCTTTGCTTACAGAACAGAGCCTGAAAGCATGGACTCACCCCTTGAACGTGAGATTCAAACAGCTGAAGTAACTATTGAGTCCAGGTTTGCTAAAGATGAGTTGTTTATTCAAAATGAGAATGATAGAATCAGCTTGGGAGCTAATAAATGGCCAATATTTACTGTTAGGTACACCAGAGGGATTGCAGGTATAGCAGGCAGTGATTTCTCCTATAATCGAATGGGAGTTAATATACAGAAGGATTTGAGACTAGGTCTATTTGGTACCTCAAATTTTGATATTTCCGCTGAACATATTTTTGAAACGCTACCATACCCATTGCTAAAGGCTCATATAGGTAACGAATCAACATTCTTTTCGCAAGCAGCTTTCAACCTTATGAATTTCTCTGAGTTTGCCAGTTCAACCTATGCCTCTTTAAGGTATAACCATTACTTTGAAGGGTTTGTCCTCAATAGAATTCCTGTAATGAAAAAGCTCAAATGGAGGCTGGTGGCAACTGCAAACGTGCTCTACGGTTATCTTGACACCGATAATTTAAACTTATTACCGGAGTTTGATGAGAATGGGGTGGAAGTGCAACAGATCGGCAGACTTACTGATGATCCATATGTAGAATTGGGTTATGGTGTAGAAAATATCTTTAAAGTGTTAAGAGTTGACTTCTTACACCGACTCACTTATCTTGACAATCCAGACGCCTCAAAATTTGCCGTCAAATTTAGTTTCCAATTCATTCTATAG